A single Anopheles funestus chromosome 2RL, idAnoFuneDA-416_04, whole genome shotgun sequence DNA region contains:
- the LOC125763971 gene encoding cytoplasmic dynein 1 light intermediate chain 1-like produces the protein MTDSILRNPPRNKSVLVLGDNASGKTSLIAKLHGVRVPYHAFGIEYAYINVPDKQQDDVARLDVWILDGDPVYKKRLIFALDDRNFSDTLVILTISMATPWMWMDQLQHWMKILTEHVATLKIAPEEKYRCQLRLTTAWQNYWQTIDTGSPTRGKFNAIPLPKGVLTNNLGLDVIIVVTKTDYMIALDKEYDFRSEHFAFMQQSIRRFCLMYGASLFYTSAKEGKNCDLLYQYLMHRMHGLPFRTSAQIVEKDEMLIPAGWDNTNKIAKLSMKLYTIKPNDYYNDIITKPSWSSVVKK, from the coding sequence ATGACCGACTCTATCTTGAGGAATCCGCCGAGGAACAAATCGGTACTGGTGCTGGGTGATAATGCGAGCGGCAAAACTTCCCTCATCGCCAAACTGCATGGCGTTAGGGTTCCATACCACGCATTCGGTATCGAGTATGCCTACATCAACGTGCCGGACAAACAACAAGATGATGTCGCGCGTCTGGATGTTTGGATTCTAGATGGCGATCCAGTATACAAAAAACGGCTCATATTTGCTCTAGACGATCGAAACTTCTCAGACACGCTTGTCATACTTACCATCTCGATGGCAACACCCTGGATGTGGATGGATCAGCTGCAGCACTGGATGAAGATACTGACCGAACACGTCGCAACGCTAAAGATAGCACCAGAGGAAAAATATCGATGTCAGCTACGCTTAACAACGGCTTGGCAGAATTACTGGCAAACGATCGATACCGGTTCACCAACCAGGGGTAAGTTTAACGCAATACCGTTGCCGAAAGGTGTCCTTACGAACAATCTAGGCCTTGATGTGATCATCGTCGTTACCAAGACCGATTACATGATAGCGCTTGACAAGGAGTACGACTTTCGGAGTGAGCATTTTGCCTTCATGCAGCAAAGTATACGACGGTTTTGTTTAATGTACGGAGCCTCACTTTTCTACACCAGTGCGAAGGAGGGCAAGAACTGCGATCTACTGTACCAATACCTTATGCATCGGATGCATGGTTTACCATTTCGCACGTCCGCCCAGATCGTTGAGAAGGATGAGATGCTAATACCGGCAGGTTGGGACAATACGAATAAAATCGCCAAACTGTCCATGAAACTGTACACAATTAAACCGAACGATTACTACAACGACATAATCACTAAACCGTCTTGGAGTAgtgttgttaaaaaataa